A section of the Macadamia integrifolia cultivar HAES 741 chromosome 9, SCU_Mint_v3, whole genome shotgun sequence genome encodes:
- the LOC122088768 gene encoding transcription factor bHLH57-like has translation MENLRWEEERQLFSTLTQHLDEKMSFVQMLRGVESPSFIDPNFQFLLRLQQQQQNQKKPETDSRNQALELESCISIDISEAQSPIKSESKDLHHPQSSCPGVEMEVVSSACKVETNSQEKCREWKAGSSSGWRVEQNRRRTKGKSPQSNKAGPAASSRERRKRKRTRPSKNKEEVESQRLTHIAVERNRRRQMNDHLNALRSLMPTSFIQRGDQASIISGAIDFVKELEQLLQSLDARKRMSKSESEGNRHHSKESTIPVNGFFASPQWTMIDSSSSATVHLSVAGSSVDDDAKQVNEYMGEEEEGRGGDEGVEKLKVENKAVVADIEVIVTETHVKLKIVSARRRSGQLVRAIAALEDLRLNILHLNITSSRHSVLYSFNLKMEDECKLGSADDIATAVHQSFRVINPE, from the exons ATGGAGAACTTAAGATGGGAGGAAGAAAGACAACTCTTCTCCACATTAACCCAACACTTAGATGAAAAAATGTCGTTCGTACAGATGCTACGAGGCGTAGAATCCCCGTCTTTTATAGACCCCAACTTTCAGTTTCTGTTAAGactgcagcagcagcaacagaatCAGAAGAAGCCAGAAACCGACTCCCGGAATCAGGCACTGGAATTGGAGAGCTGCATCAGCATTGACATTTCAGAAGCTCAATCGCCGATTAAATCAGAAAGCAAGGACCTGCATCACCCACAATCGTCTTGTCCGGGAGTTGAAATGGAAGTGGTGAGTTCCGCATGCAAGGTAGAAACGAATTCGCAGGAGAAGTGCAGAGAATGGAAGGCAGGGTCGTCGTCCGGGTGGCGGGTTGAGCAGAATCGTCGCAGGACCAAAGGAAAATCACCCCAATCGAACAAAGCAGGCCCAGCGGCTAGCAGCCGGGAGAGGAGGAAGCGTAAGCGAACGAGGCCGAGCAAGAACAAGGAGGAGGTGGAGTCCCAACGTTTGACTCATATTGCCGTCGAACGAAACCGTAGACGACAGATGAACGACCATCTCAACGCACTTCGTTCCCTGATGCCTACCTCCTTCATTCAGAGG GGTGACCAAGCATCGATCATCTCGGGTGCCATTGACTTCGTTAAAGAATTGGAGCAGCTGTTGCAGTCACTTGACGCTCGAAAGAGAATGAGTAAATCGGAAAGCGAAGGTAACCGCCACCACTCAAAAGAGTCCACCATACCAGTCAATGGCTTCTTTGCGTCGCCGCAATGGACGATGATTGACTCGTCATCGTCGGCCACCGTTCATTTGAGTGTTGCTGGATCCAGTGTGGACGATGATGCGAAGCAGGTTAACGAATACAtgggggaggaagaggagggaAGGGGAGGCGATGAAGGAGTAGAAAAGTTGAAGGTGGAAAACAAGGCGGTGGTGGCGGATATCGAAGTGATAGTAACAGAGACGCATGTAAAGCTGAAGATTGTGTCAGCAAGGAGGAGGTCAGGGCAGTTGGTGAGAGCCATTGCTGCTTTGGAAGATCTCAGGCTGAACATCTTACACCTCAACATTACATCGTCTCGACATTCAGTTCTTTATTCTTTCAATCTCAAG
- the LOC122088703 gene encoding protein DOWNY MILDEW RESISTANCE 6-like, protein MESKILSCGIRLSSLPESYVRPRSKRPRLSEVNYCENVPVIDLASADKSQISRQIGDACRSYGLFQVINHGVGSELTERMQEMAQEFFDLPVDVKMKYYSDDPSKTMRLSTSFNVKKETVHNWRDYLRLHCYPLQDYVNEWPSHPPSFKEVVSTYCGEVRRLGFRLLQEISESLGLEREYMEKMLGEQGQHMAINYYPPCPEPELTYGLPSHTDPNTITILLQDPNVAGLQVLKDGNWLAVNPHPNAFVINIGDQLQALSNGRYKSVWHRAIVNSDKPRISIASFLCPANDAIIEPAKEVADDGSQVRALYRTFTYAEYYNKFWSRNLDQEHCLQLFTN, encoded by the exons ATGGAGTCCAAAATACTGTCTTGTGGAATTCGGCTGTCGAGCTTACCGGAGAGTTACGTGAGACCAAGATCCAAGAGACCTAGGCTCTCGGAGGTGAACTACTGTGAAAACGTTCCGGTGATCGACTTGGCCAGTGCAGACAAGTCCCAAATAAGCCGCCAAATCGGAGATGCATGTCGTTCTTATGGCTTATTCCAG GTAATCAACCACGGAGTGGGTTCAGAGTTGACGGAGAGAATGCAAGAGATGGCGCAAGAGTTCTTCGATCTACCGGTGGATGTGAAGATGAAGTATTATTCCGATGATCCATCAAAGACGATGAGGCTATCCACAAGTTTCAATGTCAAGAAAGAGACGGTCCACAACTGGAGAGACTACCTTCGACTCCATTGCTATCCCCTCCAAGACTACGTCAACGAGTGGCCTTCTCATCCACCTTCTTTCAA GGAAGTGGTGAGCACATACTGTGGGGAAGTTCGACGACTTGGCTTCAGATTACTCCAAGAAATATCAGAAAGCTTAGGTTTAGAAAGGGAATATATGGAGAAGATGTTGGGTGAACAAGGGCAGCACATGGCCATAAATTACTACCCACCATGTCCAGAGCCGGAGCTGACTTACGGGTTGCCGAGCCATACAGACCCGAATACCATTACCATCCTTCTTCAAGACCCAAATGTGGCAGGCCTGCAAGTGTTAAAAGATGGCAACTGGCTTGCCGTCAATCCCCACCCAAACGCCTTCGTCATTAACATCGGCGATCAGTTGCAG GCACTGAGTAATGGACGATACAAGAGTGTATGGCATCGAGCCATAGTGAACTCCGACAAGCCAAGGATTTCGATAGCTTCCTTCCTCTGCCCTGCTAATGATGCGATCATTGAACCAGCAAAAGAAGTGGCCGACGATGGATCCCAAGTCCGGGCCTTGTACAGAACCTTTACTTATGCTGAGTACTACAACAAGTTTTGGAGCAGGAACTTGGACCAAGAACATTGTCTTCAACTTTTCACcaactga